From the Porites lutea chromosome 5, jaPorLute2.1, whole genome shotgun sequence genome, the window ggaaaaagaaaggaaaaagtaaCATTACCAAACAAAAGCGCCTTATGGAAGCGCGAGTAAGTGAATCTTTTTTTAGTCAGATTTTCATATACcttgttttaaataattaattaattaagtgattttttaaaataagggATAAGTAAAGtgcattgttgttgttgattatTGGTTGTTGAGTACTGGTGCTGCAAATTGTCAGTTATTCTCTCAGGCTAAATTAGACATCTTTttatattattgttgttattaggCAAAACTCTAATTATTTTCATACTGTCAGGGGTGACTAGCACAGCAGAACTCAACACATCCAAGGCAACTGGGATGAGAGTGAATACTACACATTGTGTCTCGTGAcagttttttgtacatttagtggaataaaattaatgaaggaTTAACTGAAATTGTTGgatcaaaataaatattaagttttttttgtttaatcttGCCTTTCAATGaccatcttttttttaatgttttatcatttttttaaacttgcaaTATAATGTCCACTGGTTGATTTTACAGGCTGATATTTTACAGTGTGCACATGCTTGTGATGTAGTTATTCTAATGCATCACAAGCATGGTCTAGGAGAAACAGTGACTTGCTATGGAACAGAAGGGGCAGGGGTTTCATTCATTGGGAATAAGATGGATGTAAAAAGATCAGAAGGAGGCGAAATGGCTTTAATGCTGTTTAAGAAATTTATGCAAGGTAAATTTTATAGTATAACACTTGTGGCTGCTATGTCAAAAAACTGGAGATCATGAGGTCATTAATTAAGTTTAATGCAGAGGCACTCATCCACCCTCCTTGCCCTCATGAATAATTTCCATACTTGCATCATAAAACTGTGGTAAAAATTAATAGTGATGTGTTTTAAGTAGTTAATGTTTAATGAACGAGCAGGAGTATTTTACGAACTGCGGGTTTATTGAACAGTTTCAAAAACCTTTGATGTAGATCTATtaattcttgcactaatatttcgACCTGTCTGGGGTTATTTTGGTAGAGAAAATTGGATGTAAAGTTAAGCCGTGTCTTTTTCAggtataaagacactcattaaacataaataacctttgtattttctttatgagttataaatgatttttttaatgatattcATCAAGCTCATTGCTTGCAGTTTTTTCTTGCTGATCAGCAGGTTTCCTTATGCCAGTTTTCTGTAACATTAGGCACCAGTGTCATTTGTTATTAGttatgaatttgttttttactcTGCCCTagaataataatattctaaTCTTCTATTTTAcatttatatgcgtgttggttatgtttttgatttgcgtttatcagaatgaaagattgaaccgatttctatgatttttggcatccttaaaacaataatggaaactttttgttttcttgtaggtacaaaaacttttgagatatcggcatatatttaaaacggtatttttgcaaaaaatgtaaataagttcgaaatcccacgacagatttttccctaacttcaaaTAACACTcggagctctctagttttacatctgcaagtttgaaggcaatcgtgactGTAGAACTTGCTGCAtaaaatgctggtcaaatttaaccttaattAAGATGCTACGcttagacattttttgaaagTTGACACACAAATAGAGGAAGACTGCCGacagactatctcctatctgaaagAATATTCCTACttaaagctttattgcaagaaacagaGTAATCAGAAACTAATTACGGCGAATACAGTAAGCACTTTAAGAAGAACAATTTTAAGCTGAGTGCGTGGTGATATTTAAGATCttctattcatcaaacttactttgtatttgtcccccttttttagaaaacaaagcaaaagataGCTTCTACGAAAAACTGTCAAGCGTTTTTAGCGTTGCAAGTTCCCATTTTGAAGAGAAATAAGGTCACgaactccagtacttctaaccatccatttttcagctgcaatgacgcaaatcaaaaacataaccaacacgcatataaataggttcagGCCTCCTTAATGCTTTACAAACACTATCCCTgtactttttcattttgtttcaagaTCATTTTACAAAACTTAAGTTAATTGATGGCTTTTGTGCTCTTGCCCATTGGAGAAGCATGCATAGAGAGTTACTAAGCAATATTAATTAAGAtaagctttgttgtttttagatttCAAATCCAATTCAAGCTCTCAGCAGCAGAATGGTTCCTCAACAAAATCTGGttagtttttgttgttatcTGAAATTGATAATTTGACCAATTTAGTGTTGCAATAATATATTTGCAATATTTTATTGGTAGCATCCAGTTTCcacccagttgttcaaaggcagattagcgctaatccggggttaaattttaatcctggtcctctttttcttttgttcgaagcattttctttgacaatGTTCTGTATTCTTTTTATAGCTTTCAAGCAAATtgaaactgaattttctttttaaccatttcaatctgaattcaaatttcgctctaatcctttgaacaacctggcccaGATGAGCAATGGTCAGTACATGTATTAATTAACATGGTCTTTTAGAGAAAAGTTTTTTGCCACAACTTGTGGTCTTAggacaattattattatcttaaaATGATGAATGATCTCTGGAGCTTTTTtctaaattattaattaatggTCTACATGAACTTGGCCAAACCAAGATCATGTGCAACTATATACCATTTGTATTAAGGCCGCACCTACACGTACTGTTTAGAAGAATATaacaaccatttttttttttgcaggccCTTGTACATGGGGCAATTTAAGTCAGTCAGATATTTCCAATTCACTGTCTGCATAACTTTTACTTCAACAGTCAGTAATAAGAGGGCTAAGTCAACCACCGTTCAGCCCCCCTTCTCCATCCAGCAAGAACCTTCAGACTCCTCCTTGTGCAGTGCCACTATATCTGGAGAAAATGCCTCATCAGCCAAAAGTGGTAATTTGTTAATTAAATTGTCACATTAATTAATAGGCCCTGATATGGTCTAATGAGCCATATGTAGCTAATCAGGGCATACACGTAGATAATTCGACAGTACAGTGATCACAGTAGTTTTTCTAGATAAACTGTATACTGCTCTGATTGTGTTGTAAATGTCCCTGAATACAGCTCAAGGGCTCTTTGCCCCTGGGTGCATAAGCCAAGAGATACATCAACCAATTCAACTAAATTCCAGGGAATACTATGTCATCAGTATTGAATTTTTTAAGGCAAAGTGTTGGAAGTCTAAAGGTGCTGTAAGTCATAGTGGCAGAGGGCAGTGAGGCTAGATGTCAAGTAGGATTCTATTACCAGACCCTGTTATCACAGGCATTCAcactaaagaaaaatttgatGTGACCTGTCAGAAAAGTGGCGGTACCCTTGCCTTTGGGGGAAAATACTGATATGTATTGAAAATGCAGTGTTGTTGCTAGTGTATAAGCACTTTTTGACATGTATTGTCGTATTGGTATAAAGCATCTTCATCCTTTTATTCCTAGACTGAGTTACTCACACTAAATTACTTGTAGACAAAATCTTGTGGTGTTTCCattgaaatgaaacctcttcggCTGAACTTTTGCATAGTactattttatatttatttcatgtATAACCAAGGAAGAATGTTCTTTGGGACAGTGAGTTACCCTAATGCTGTTGTATGGTGACTTAAGCATATGAGCATTCTCATTAACATCCAACTAACTGTAACCAGCAGTCACCCTccaatgaatttgaattttgcatCTGAACTTAATTGGCAAAGTCAGCAAAAACCaaatcaacattaattttttgttttatatttctttagGCTCCCATAAAACAAATGTTGGAAgattttatttcttaatttaaCAGTGAAATAGCTGTACTTTAAAAGAACTTCCTAAGTGCatcttttttgtctttattatCTCACATGTACCAAAGATTGATGCAATATGGGTGCTAAAAATTACATCACCATCAAATTAACTATGGGGTGTACCTCAAATATTTGCACTTCCCATCGAAATTTTTTCTGATGCAGATATTTAAATCACTGTTACCTTGTTGTACCCTTCTTTATCCTTCCCCTTTACCTCCCCCACACCATGAAAATACCCGTGGAGCGGCTTTGCAGGCGTATGACCGTTTTGATAAGTGCCAGTTGAAgctttttcataatttattacaaaaacattTCAATGGATTAGAGTGTACCATTGATTTTTGTCTACAGATTCCTGTGGGAATACCAATCCTGCTGTTGTTACTACAAGCAGTACAAGTGCCCAGGATTATGTACCGCTTTCTATTGCAAATGAAAATGGTTGgtttaatttgtcatttttctttacatttgtTTAGAGATTCATTCGTGTGGTTGAAGAAACCTTTTTCCTTTGCTGCCAGTGGTAGTTTGCACATTGAAATCCAgctttaattgttttgttaaaaaatcagaaataagGGATTTTAATATTATAGGATGGAATTTTTACTGTTCAACGACTAGAAGGGCATAgacccaatgcaaaaatggccGTTAAGTTGAAATTCTTTCCTCTTATTTATATCAGCCTCAAGCTGACCTCACTTTCAGAAAACTATTCTTTTGAATTCTAAACTTCAGAATGCTATAGTCTCATTATTTCCCTTTTCAGATACTGAATCCCTAGAAATTTACAGTCAGTTCAGTTTCTGTACTATCTGTCATGGATACAGAAATTGcagcttgttttttttatttcagaaatgATTGTCTACAAGATAAGTGGTGTGCTCGCTGCTTGTGGGTATCTTAGAGAGAATCAAAAGGTTCTGCATTGCCATGATGTACCCACTGATCATGTATGTGTACTGGTTACAACCACTAAGGAAGGTGAACGGGTAGATGCACCACTAGTTTTGGGTGACCCAGATGAAAACTCATTTTTGGAAAAGGGCAGGATTTTTGCCCTACCAAAAAAATTCCTCCACAGGCCAAGTTTTGGACCAAATAACTCAATTGATTTAGCTCCATATATTAACTCTTAAGTATGAGATGGCCTTGTACTCTTTtgctactttttatttttttgattccCTTCTTTAGTCGGTTGTCTCAAGCATTGtccaagggttttttttttcaggccttATGGGTCATAATGTTAAAGAATAATTAAAATTGTTACCTTTCATTCTTCAATGATTTTCATTGGTGGTGGTTTAAGATTACCACATACAGgtccagcgtgcaaagaaagtcatgtccgatagcccggggctagtggattttgctatcagggtagtgatttttgctcttaacttgcccaacgggcaagtgctgctttttggagaaattcagattacagaaggattgcaataaatcctgctaatcaaaaagggttttggggctagttgaaatgacttgtgggctagtacacaCTAGCTAccgcttgcctgaatggcaggctgtaaaaatgactttctttgcaccctgaggtCAAAACATTTTGGAGGAAGTCAGAGTCAACAATTATCACACAGGTGCTATTCCCTTGTGgcatttacattattttgtttatttcaattgAGAAAGGACAAAACAGCAAACAGTCATCAACACAGCTGGAAATAGTACCATAAAATTAGCAAGTAAAGTTCACAGATGTTTATAATGGTGCAGGGGCAAAGTTGCTACCCTCCATTTAAACCTCTCTAAACTCTGCTACTTTGTAGATACATACTTTAATAAGATCAAAACGTGTCTGACCCAAAATTGGTGACTATCACTGTTATCTCATGTTTAAGGTGCTCCTTTAAGCTGTATTGAAGGACTGTTTGTCAAATGGCCCATGGCCCATTTAAAATGATTCTTTTACAAAGTTAGGGAATAGTGTTATTGTAACagtaatatatatataactaAAATGTCTATTCTTCTAACATATTGTCATAAAAGAGACTTACAATATATAAGCTTCAAGAATCATAGAAGAGGTTTTTACATGAGTACAGCTTTATTAAGAAAGCAACTATGTTAGATATAGGTAGCCTAGGTTAAAGAATGTACTTACAGAAAAATCACAACATGAATGTTTGAGTAAAATCCACTTCTTACCAATCAGCTTTAGAGCGGCAGACCAATTTTTCCatataataaattcatttaGTGTTTTGTAGGAAACATACAAAACAATCTATGCGTTGATCTTCAATTAAGGAAAATCTGTTGCAGTAATGTTACTGATTATATTTATATTGGGTATACAGATCAAGTATTATAATAACagatttttgttgtttctgttatgtttaTAATTAGCCTCACTAGTGCAGTATAGTATACTGCACAATATTTAATATTGAACAAAGACAGCCAGAAGTTATTTCCTTAAACATATGACACACTTGCTAGATTAAAGGTTACTGTGTCATTGATCAGATTTCAGATTTCAGATTTTTCATTGATTGCACTCTTTCAGTAGTTTACAACACAAAGAAAATGTCAGCGTGAAAAtgatcagcgtgcaaagaaagtagtgtccgataccccagggctagtgaattctgttttcaaCGTGCCTgacaggcaagtgatgtttttttaggaattcgaataacagaagaactgtgaaatcaattctgctatatataatcaaaaagtttttggggccagttgaaatgacgtctgggctagtaaatgctagcttcagcttgcccgaatggcaagctgtacaaatgattttctttgcaccttgTGATCAATGATTTTTTGAGAATGTCAAGATACTTAGAAATGTGAAAAAGACACTTGAGCAGAGCTTTGCGGATAAGGTTGAAACTTTGTAGATGCTGTGTACTCTTCATTACATCTCTTGCAGTGGAAAAAGTCAATGCACTTGTGAGAGACCCCTTTTTCAAAACTCACACATCTTGTGCACATCAAATTTTGTGGACATGAATGCCTGCAGTAAACATAGAATTCTTCAGGCAATATAGGACAAATGCATGGCTTCTCTTGATTTGCACCACATGCAAGACAGGTCCTTAACGTAATGGTCTCAGGGAATGGGTAACACCTTAAGTAACGATAATAGTTCATTAAGTGATGACGATAACAATAAATTTCCTGTATTGTTTTTagagaaacatttttaaaaaaaaccttgcaaAGATTGGACCCATAATATGCTTCCAAAGAGTGCTGTTTTTTCATGAAAGTCAACAGAAATCGCAGACCATCCGGACTGGAATTGTGTACTAAATATCGCAATCTGTCTACATTGTAATAATCAGGGACATCATGACTGTCATTTGAAGTGCTTTTGAAGTGAATGTTATCTTCCTTGGCACCATCATGCACAACAACTGCATCACTTGCATTCTCATCTGCACTCTCATCTTCACTATCACTTACGATGCCTCTATTGCCTGCATTTTTATCTACACTGCTATCTTCCTTTAACGTTTCATCTTCACTGTCTTTTGCAAGAATAATTGTTCCATCCATGCTGTTATCGTCAAACACACCTACCCTGTCATCTTCCCTCAAACTTTTGTCTTCGCTGTCTTCTGCACCAATTTTTGTTACAACCATGCTGCTATCATTGTCACACACACCATCAGTACCACTTCCTTCCTCAGCATTTGCATTCAAAATGTCACAATTCTCCATTTGGTCTTTTTTACCTTTGCTTTTCAACCCATTATATAGTTTCGTATTTGTCCCAAACTTCAAGTGGTACTCCTGAATAGTTATTGAGTGAATGTTCTTAACATGGCGTGACAAATGAAGCACCTCCTTATTGCACTTGGGGAACTGGCATCTCACCCACGAATTTTTTATCCTGTGTGAAACTGGATATGGCTGCCTGTCATTCATTCCCCTTGTGACTCCTCTATGTGACCTTGCCAGGTGATTGTCAATTCGCTTCAGCATCTTGCCCATTTGAGGACAACCTTGAATTCGACAGACACCACCCTTTTCCTacgaaaaatattattaaaatttgtACAAGCTAAAAAACAACTTCATGTCATGAGGGTTGGGAGAGGGtagtgggaggggaggggaaggttcATGCACTTTCCATTAATGGCATAGACAATTAGTGTTACATAGCTGGGGAGTTTTAACCAAGCATATTTACTAGAGAACAGACCAGAAGAGACCCTAAATGTGGTTTGCAAGATAGTTGTGTTAACAAGGTGGTAATGAAAAAATGACTGGTATGACTCCTGAACCACCAATCCATACAATGTAGACCTGTGCCAAGATTCCACACTCCAGTACTAATTGACCAGTTGGAGGATATACACAGCCTGCCACCCAACACAGTGTCTGGTCTTTATCTCCTCAATGGTACTATAAACCCCActaaaataacaaatgaaaatacCACAAATGCAATATTACCAACATTAAAGGTAGTATCAGTACGTACAGTTTAGGGAATTTTCCATCTCTGCCCTTGGGCGGAGTAGTGCTTTTGTAAGTTTGTCCATATGTGAAACACAAACCACAATGTACAGTTTAGGGAAAAATTAATAAGTCTTTTTCTAGCTAAGGGTCAGTCTATATAGTGAAAAAAATGTGACCTCTGCAGTCACAGTTTTTCACTATAGGACCTCCCAGCTAGCAAATACTTACTTTAGCTGGAAAATTTCCCCTATTCCTTctcaacatttttcaaaaacagcAAATATGCCTGGAAGAAAATTGCATGATAATTATGCAACAAttacttttctgaaaaaaaaaaacataattaaagGAAGCACAGTGTCACTTAAGATTtgggaaaatttttaaaattaacattGAGTTATGTGGATATCAAAGAGGTTCATATAATCATATATACTATGGTGGTACGAATATTTACAATGGACGACATGTAAAATGTTTTATACAgtaaaacctgtattaagcggacaccctcagggaatgctgtagtgtccgcttaatagctctataaaaacaaaacgaaattgaaaacaacACTGTACTGGAAATTAATCAAATAAGTTCTTCAAATCacgttttttaaagtaaaaatattaaaatttgtgggtggcaatctTTTGCATTTCCAGTGTCTGgtatgttgggtggtggaatttaattacaagtgtccgtttaatacaggttgataacaatagaaatgaccatttcaggtactttttaggtgtctgCGTCCGctttatagaggtgtccatttaaataaaggtttcatttaaagtaaataagggaaataaatttggggactttggCTACTGTCCgtttaatagagggtgtccgcttaatacggtgtccgcttaatgcaggtttcactgtacctgAAATGTTGAGTGCTGTAGTTGTTTTGAATTGGCTGAAATAGGCAGATTTAAGCAATTTGAAAGGTTCTGCTGAGCATATAGTAGAGAGACTGTACTGCATGTATGCGTtcagcgtgaaaacaaaagcctTGAAATAGCTAAAGAACAACAGTACTCGACATTTCAGGTAACAAACATTTTTATGTTGATCTTACATGTgggaatataaaatgaatatgAAAAATCCAGCCTCTCAAAAAGCCAGGGAAATCGACAGAAAAACTCAGAAAGTGTTGGATGAATAGAATGGTTATCCAGACATTTTCAGTCTTTTGGGAGATGTGGAATTTCTGGGCGACATTTACTCATTCGAacatatattttacagaaaatagtcGCTCTGTGCCGGTGCGCCTGATAGTAAAAAAACTGCCACACAGTTTGTGTAGGTTCCCTGTGGCCCGTTAGGAGCTATTTTGGATGACGCGGAATAGGTGATCCAATTCTCAATTCTATCGGAGCCATCCGCAGCCAAAAAGCATTGCGGAAAGTTTCATAACACAAATATTCCAATTGCGCATAGGAATTAGCCATTATTTAAAAGTTTCCTAAAATGGATAGATTGGTTTTAAGCGTCGTTACCGAGCGTCTTAAACATACTGGTAAACTAACTGACCAACTGTTTTGGTGGAAAATGCTGTGAGTCTGCACAATAAAATTGAGTACTGACTTACCAAAACCACTGGCagtattgaactaacaaaaagctAATAATAATTTCCAGAATAGACAATGAATACTGTAACCGCGTCGAATCGCAAAACTGCAACAACGTACTGCTACAAGAGGAAAATCCACAAACAAGATCACGTGTTTGATCGATCAATGTCATACTGCGGATTGTCACCATGAAGTAaaaagcgggggggggggggggggggggggatgcaaATAAAGCCCAAGCGTGTGCCGCGCTTCAAGGTCCCGTTAATATTTGCGTCCTAAGGATGCGATCCTCATTAGTTATATATTCTAACCTCTACCCAAGAAGGTTGACCCTAATTTTCACTTACTCTTGAAACTGTAAAACGGGGTTCATTTTACTCGTTTAACCTTAATGGGTATATACTTTACCGTCTACCGAAGAAGGTTGACCCTAATTTTCACTTATTCTTGAATTCGTAAAACGGGGTTCCTTTTACTCGTTTAACCGTAATGGGTATATATTCTACCCTTTAGCGAAGACGGTTGACCCTAATTTTCACTTATTCTTGAAACCGTAAAACGGGGTTCATTTTACTCGTTTAACCTTAATGGGTATATACTTTACCGTCTACCGAAGAAGGTTGACCCTAATTTTCACTTACTCTTGAAACCGTAAAACGGGGTTCATTTTGCTCTTTTAACCTTAATGGGTATATATTCTACCCTCTACCGAAGAAGGTTGACCCTAATTTTCACTTACTCTTGAAATCGTAAAACGGGGTTCATTTTACTCGTTTAACCGTAATGGGTATATATTCTACCCTCTACCGAAGAAGGTTGACCCTAATTTTCACTTACTCTTGAAATCGTAAAACGGGGTTCATTTTGCTCTTTTAACCTTAATGGGTATATATTCTACCCTCTACCGAAGAAGGTTGACCCTAATTTTCACTTATTCTTGAAACCGTAAAACGGGGTTCATTTTACTCGTTTAACCTTAATGGGTATATATTCTACCCTCTACCGAAGAAGGTTGACCCTAACTTTAACTTATTCTTGAAACCGTAAAACGGGGTTCATTTTACTCGTTTAGCCTTAATGGGTATATATTCTACCCTCTACCGAAGAAGGTTGACCCTAACTTTAACTTATTCTTGAAACCGTAAAACGGGGTTCATTTTACTCGTTTAGCCTTAATGGGTATATATTCTACCCTCTACCGAAGAAGGTTGACCCTAATTTTCACTTACTCTTGAAACCGTAAAACGGGGTTCCTTTTACTCGTTTAACCTTAATGGGTATATACTTTACCGTATACCAAAGAAGGTTGACCCTAATTTTCACTTATTCTTGAATTCGTAAAACGGGGTTCCTTTTACTCGTTTAACCGTAATGGGTATATATTCTACCCTCTACCGAAGAAGGTTGACCCTAATTTTCACTTATTCTTGAAATCGTAAAACGGGGTTCATTTTACTCGTTTAACCGTAATGGGTATATATTCTACCCTCTACCGAAGAAGGTTGACCCTAATTTTCACTTACTCTTGAAACCGTAAAACGGGGTTCATTTTACTCGTTTAACCTTAATGGGTATATACTTTACCGTATACCGAAGAAGGTTGACCCTAATTTTCACTTATTCTTGAATTCGTAAAACGGGGTTCCTTTTACTCGTTTAACCGTAATGGGTATATATTCTACCCTCTACCGAAGAAGGTTGACCCTAACTTTAACTTATTCTTGAAACCGTAAAACGGGGTTCATTTTACTCGTTTAGCCTTAATGGGTATATACTTTTACCTTTACCGTACCGTAAAACAGGGTTCATTTTACTCGTTTAACCGTAATGGGTATATATTCTACCCTCTACCGAAGAAGGTTGACCCTTATTTTCACTTATTCTTGAAATCGTAACATATTCAACCTTAACCTTTTGTACGTTTCACTTTTTTAATGGGCGATTTCCATGGTGTCATTtcactacaactaccagaattcatttcgttgtTCTTTTCCCAGCgaggtttgaataacaaaagccttaatttgcacaagaaaaagaaatgctgAAGCATTGTGGTAGTCTTAGTCTAATGACGCCATTGTGCAATTGTGTTTTTCGAAGAACGAGTGCAATTTCACCATTCAGGGCTGATAATATACCTTCAACCAACGAACTACGAATACGaactttgtttcttttaaacagTACAATGTGGCTAATTTCACTAGTTGAGCAAACACAGTTATATACACTAAGGTCTAATAAACGGTGTCTATCCCGCGCCTTAAAAAACAACTATTTTTAAGGTCACTGCAATGGTCCGTTCATCAATTGCAGAAAGGATGGGCGTTTATTAATCGGATGGAAGTTATAGATAGCCTCTTTCACAACCCTCTATCAGAAAGTGTAGGCCGCCTCCTAGCAGCAAAGACCGACAAAATTGTCATCTCTATTTATTTGTTCGTTTGGAATAACCTTACGACAAATTCTCAAGAATGTACCGTTTTATTTACAAAACTTTACAAA encodes:
- the LOC140938888 gene encoding uncharacterized protein isoform X1 — translated: MKHSSKMYRGHCCCSRVRVSIKKRNLHSIAQYAAVSSTLGDNAASKVKRGFKRCTNCGKQQRAAVKKCSECRTIFVKPKKDLEKLRKKKGKSNITKQKRLMEARADILQCAHACDVVILMHHKHGLGETVTCYGTEGAGVSFIGNKMDVKRSEGGEMALMLFKKFMQDFKSNSSSQQQNGSSTKSVSNKRAKSTTVQPPFSIQQEPSDSSLCSATISGENASSAKSDSCGNTNPAVVTTSSTSAQDYVPLSIANENEMIVYKISGVLAACGYLRENQKVLHCHDVPTDHVCVLVTTTKEGERVDAPLVLGDPDENSFLEKGRIFALPKKFLHRPSFGPNNSIDLAPYINS
- the LOC140938888 gene encoding uncharacterized protein isoform X2 — translated: MADNAASKVKRGFKRCTNCGKQQRAAVKKCSECRTIFVKPKKDLEKLRKKKGKSNITKQKRLMEARADILQCAHACDVVILMHHKHGLGETVTCYGTEGAGVSFIGNKMDVKRSEGGEMALMLFKKFMQDFKSNSSSQQQNGSSTKSVSNKRAKSTTVQPPFSIQQEPSDSSLCSATISGENASSAKSDSCGNTNPAVVTTSSTSAQDYVPLSIANENEMIVYKISGVLAACGYLRENQKVLHCHDVPTDHVCVLVTTTKEGERVDAPLVLGDPDENSFLEKGRIFALPKKFLHRPSFGPNNSIDLAPYINS
- the LOC140938887 gene encoding uncharacterized protein gives rise to the protein MLRRNRGNFPAKEKGGVCRIQGCPQMGKMLKRIDNHLARSHRGVTRGMNDRQPYPVSHRIKNSWVRCQFPKCNKEVLHLSRHVKNIHSITIQEYHLKFGTNTKLYNGLKSKGKKDQMENCDILNANAEEGSGTDGVCDNDSSMVVTKIGAEDSEDKSLREDDRVGVFDDNSMDGTIILAKDSEDETLKEDSSVDKNAGNRGIVSDSEDESADENASDAVVVHDGAKEDNIHFKSTSNDSHDVPDYYNVDRLRYLVHNSSPDGLRFLLTFMKKQHSLEAYYGSNLCKVFFKNVSLKTIQEIYCYRHHLMNYYRYLRCYPFPETITLRTCLACGANQEKPCICPILPEEFYVYCRHSCPQNLMCTRCVSFEKGVSHKCIDFFHCKRCNEEYTASTKFQPYPQSSAQVSFSHF